The Opitutales bacterium ASA1 genome window below encodes:
- a CDS encoding pseudouridine synthase produces the protein MLLAFDKPYGVLSQFTPEPGSRWRTLAEFGFPPEVYPLGRLDADSEGLLLLSDEPGLATRLLDPKRGHAREYFAQVERVPTPDALARLARGVRIGDFDTAPCRVRLLDTPPPLPPRDPPIRVRKNVPDAWLSLELTEGKNRQVRRMTAAIGHPTLRLVRVRIGRFVLDPESLPPGRWRELTGAERAAVFR, from the coding sequence GTGCTCCTCGCGTTCGACAAACCCTACGGCGTCCTCTCGCAATTCACGCCCGAGCCCGGCTCGCGCTGGCGTACGCTCGCGGAGTTCGGGTTTCCACCGGAGGTCTATCCGCTCGGTCGACTCGACGCCGACTCCGAGGGACTGCTTCTGCTGAGCGACGAGCCGGGACTCGCGACGCGCCTGCTCGACCCGAAGCGCGGACACGCGCGCGAGTACTTCGCGCAAGTCGAGCGCGTACCGACACCCGACGCGCTCGCCCGGCTCGCGCGCGGCGTGCGTATCGGAGATTTCGATACGGCACCGTGCAGAGTCCGCCTGCTCGATACGCCGCCGCCTCTGCCGCCGCGCGATCCGCCGATCCGTGTTCGCAAGAACGTGCCCGACGCGTGGCTCTCGCTCGAGCTGACCGAAGGCAAAAACCGCCAAGTGCGTCGCATGACGGCCGCGATCGGTCACCCCACCCTGCGTCTCGTGCGCGTGCGGATCGGCCGTTTCGTTCTCGATCCGGAGTCGCTCCCGCCCGGTCGTTGGCGCGAGCTCACTGGCGCCGAGCGTGCGGCGGTGTTTCGATGA
- a CDS encoding nucleoside transporter C-terminal domain-containing protein encodes MSEFISSIARAGLGLGVFLGVCWLLSENRRRIDWRLVAGGMGLQAVLAVLILKVRFVEAAFDGVAQFFVNLLNFSRDGAIFLFGDLVQRTDTFGFVFAVQVLPTIVFFAAFSSILYYLGILQRIVFCFAWVMKKTMRMSGAESLATAANVFIGQTEAPLVIRPYLERMTRSEIMCLMTGGMATIAGGVLVSYIGMLGGEDEAARLVFARHLLTASILSAPAAIVAAKMLVPETNPVDESLAVPRDKVGSNLLDAAAVGTTDGVKLAVNVAGALLVFTALVALVNYVLGDWVGGLTGLNGVIASATDGKYDALSLQFVLGLLFSPVSWLVGVSWENAMAVGQLLGERLVLNEFFAYDTLSKMRAAGTITDERSIVIATYALCGFANLVSMGIQVGGIGALVPSQRPVLAALAARAVLGGTFACLMTASIAAFLV; translated from the coding sequence ATGTCTGAATTCATCTCGTCGATCGCGCGGGCGGGCCTCGGGCTCGGTGTGTTTCTCGGTGTTTGCTGGTTGTTGAGCGAGAACCGACGACGAATCGACTGGAGGCTCGTCGCGGGGGGCATGGGACTACAGGCGGTGCTCGCCGTGCTCATCCTGAAGGTGCGTTTCGTGGAAGCGGCGTTCGACGGGGTCGCGCAGTTCTTCGTCAATCTCCTGAACTTCAGCCGCGACGGCGCGATCTTCCTGTTCGGAGACTTGGTGCAACGCACGGACACGTTCGGGTTCGTCTTCGCCGTGCAGGTGTTGCCGACGATCGTGTTCTTCGCCGCGTTCAGCTCGATCCTCTACTACCTCGGCATCCTGCAGCGCATCGTTTTTTGCTTCGCGTGGGTGATGAAGAAAACCATGCGGATGTCCGGTGCCGAGAGTCTCGCGACCGCGGCCAACGTCTTCATCGGCCAGACCGAGGCACCACTCGTGATCCGACCCTATTTGGAGCGCATGACACGTTCGGAGATCATGTGCCTGATGACGGGCGGCATGGCCACGATCGCCGGTGGCGTACTCGTGAGTTACATCGGTATGCTCGGCGGTGAGGACGAAGCGGCGCGTTTGGTCTTCGCCCGCCATCTCCTCACTGCGTCCATCCTTTCCGCGCCCGCTGCGATCGTGGCGGCCAAGATGCTCGTGCCCGAGACGAACCCCGTCGACGAGTCGCTCGCCGTGCCGCGCGACAAGGTCGGCAGCAATCTCCTCGACGCCGCCGCCGTGGGCACGACCGACGGCGTGAAACTCGCCGTCAACGTCGCCGGCGCGTTGCTCGTCTTCACCGCCTTGGTCGCCCTCGTGAACTACGTGCTCGGGGATTGGGTGGGCGGTCTCACCGGCCTCAACGGCGTCATCGCCTCCGCGACCGACGGCAAGTACGACGCGCTCTCGCTCCAGTTCGTGCTCGGTCTTCTCTTCTCGCCCGTGTCGTGGCTCGTCGGCGTCTCGTGGGAGAACGCCATGGCGGTCGGGCAACTGCTCGGCGAACGGCTCGTGCTCAACGAATTCTTCGCCTACGACACGCTGAGCAAGATGCGTGCGGCGGGCACGATCACGGACGAGCGTTCGATCGTGATCGCGACCTACGCGTTGTGCGGTTTCGCCAATCTAGTCTCGATGGGCATACAAGTCGGCGGCATCGGCGCGCTCGTGCCTTCGCAGCGACCCGTGCTCGCCGCCCTCGCGGCGCGCGCCGTACTCGGAGGGACGTTCGCTTGCCTCATGACCGCTTCGATCGCCGCGTTTCTCGTGTGA
- the upp gene encoding uracil phosphoribosyltransferase — MPLTVLQHPVVDHWMTRLRDKRTDPAQFRVICKRLTAFLVMEATRDLPVETDPIETPLEAIEGRALGADIVVVPILRAGLGMLEAVTDILPHVSVGYVGLERDHTTAQARTYYCKLPPVAGSTVLVVDPMLATGGSAEMAVDLLYREGARDVRLLAMVAAPEGVKRLQTKFPELPVFTAALDRQLNALKYIVPGLGDFGDRLYGTGSSAHE; from the coding sequence ATGCCGCTCACCGTCCTGCAACACCCCGTGGTCGACCACTGGATGACTCGTCTGCGCGACAAGCGCACCGATCCGGCGCAGTTCCGCGTCATCTGTAAACGGCTCACGGCGTTCCTCGTCATGGAGGCGACGCGCGATCTCCCGGTCGAAACCGACCCGATCGAAACGCCGCTCGAGGCGATCGAGGGTAGGGCACTCGGCGCGGACATCGTCGTCGTGCCGATCCTGCGCGCCGGGCTCGGTATGCTCGAGGCGGTGACCGACATCCTTCCACACGTCTCGGTGGGATACGTCGGGCTCGAACGCGACCACACCACGGCGCAGGCGCGCACGTATTACTGCAAACTCCCGCCCGTCGCCGGCAGCACCGTGCTCGTGGTCGACCCGATGCTCGCCACCGGCGGATCGGCCGAAATGGCGGTGGACTTGCTCTATCGCGAAGGCGCCCGCGACGTGCGTTTGCTCGCCATGGTCGCGGCTCCGGAAGGCGTGAAACGTCTCCAGACCAAGTTTCCCGAACTGCCCGTCTTCACGGCTGCGCTCGATCGGCAGCTCAACGCCCTCAAGTACATCGTCCCCGGCCTCGGCGATTTCGGTGATCGCCTCTACGGCACCGGCAGTTCGGCGCACGAATGA
- the purM gene encoding phosphoribosylformylglycinamidine cyclo-ligase produces MSLSYESSGVRYDQLDAFKRACQRAARTTAVLLSDHGYREPAETRGESAYLMEADDHYLAHVEEGLGTKNLVADAVYAQSGRCFYREIAIDTVATMVNDLITCGALPVSVAMHAAVGDSNWFADEKRTQALVDGWAEACREAGAVWGGGETPTLRGVIEPGAICLAGSAVGRIAPKSLRITGRVNDGDAIVFLASSGVQTNGLTLCRKIADTLSQGYATPIGDGRSYGEALLAPSVIYVKFVRECQRRGLDLGYVAHVTGHGWRKLMRLDEPFVYDITEPRAPGALFDFLMQSGPVERREAYATFNMGVGFAAYVAPALADAVVAAARETGYDAWIAGRVRKEGSRKAVVVPSLDLVFEGDTLQLR; encoded by the coding sequence ATGTCGCTTTCCTACGAATCGTCCGGCGTCCGTTACGACCAGCTCGACGCCTTCAAGCGCGCGTGTCAGCGCGCCGCCCGCACCACGGCGGTGCTGTTGTCGGATCACGGATACAGGGAACCGGCCGAGACGCGCGGCGAGAGCGCCTACCTCATGGAGGCGGACGATCACTACCTCGCGCACGTCGAGGAAGGACTCGGCACGAAGAACCTCGTGGCCGATGCCGTGTATGCGCAGAGCGGCCGTTGTTTCTACCGCGAGATCGCGATCGATACGGTCGCGACGATGGTCAACGACCTCATCACCTGCGGCGCGTTGCCCGTGTCCGTCGCGATGCACGCGGCCGTGGGCGATTCGAACTGGTTCGCCGACGAGAAGCGAACGCAGGCACTCGTCGATGGTTGGGCCGAGGCTTGCCGCGAGGCCGGTGCGGTGTGGGGTGGCGGAGAAACTCCGACCCTACGCGGCGTGATCGAACCGGGCGCCATTTGCCTCGCCGGCTCCGCCGTCGGGCGCATCGCGCCGAAGAGTCTGCGCATCACCGGTCGCGTGAACGACGGCGACGCCATCGTCTTCCTCGCTTCGAGTGGGGTGCAGACCAACGGTCTCACGCTGTGTCGCAAGATTGCGGATACGTTGTCGCAGGGCTACGCCACGCCGATCGGCGACGGGCGCAGCTACGGCGAGGCGCTGCTCGCGCCGTCGGTGATCTACGTGAAGTTCGTCCGCGAATGTCAGCGGCGTGGACTCGATCTCGGCTACGTCGCACACGTAACCGGTCACGGCTGGCGCAAGCTCATGCGGCTCGACGAACCCTTCGTCTACGACATCACGGAGCCGCGTGCGCCGGGAGCGTTGTTCGATTTCCTCATGCAGTCCGGACCGGTCGAGCGCCGCGAGGCCTACGCGACGTTCAACATGGGCGTCGGCTTCGCCGCCTACGTCGCACCCGCGCTGGCCGATGCGGTCGTCGCCGCCGCTCGCGAGACCGGCTACGACGCGTGGATCGCAGGCCGTGTTCGGAAAGAAGGTTCCCGTAAAGCCGTCGTCGTGCCGTCGCTCGATCTCGTGTTCGAGGGCGATACGTTGCAGTTGCGCTGA
- a CDS encoding amidophosphoribosyltransferase — MSDDIRHECGIALVRLKKPLEHYFLQHGTPLYGLFKLFLLMEKQHNRGQDGAGIGAVKFDMPPGEPYMFREREIKANPIDRIFRDLLKTYNGLVRDGSVHPEFPATVKKHFEFGAELYLGHLRYGTSGGYHMSVCHPFFRRSSWPTRNLMLAGNFNMTNTAELNDSLIAMGQHPIFATDTQALLEKMGYHLDVLHEELYRELRCRGLDGPDLTKVMHEEFDVAEMVRRAAKKWDGGYSLVGAIGTGDAFIVRDPNGIRPAYYYENDDVFAVASERPPLLTVFDADVENIKEVPAGHVMVIKRDGRIVCEPFTETRPRSSCSFERIYFSRGNDPDIYRERRALGAGLATQVLDAVEHDLERTVFSFIPNTAETAYEGLLEELRRRRRAEVKQSILDASRDGTLDEALLDRIVLHNWPRSAKIAHKDVKLRTFISQEKWRGEMSSHVYDITYGVAGSGDSLVCVDDSIVRGTTLRRSVLKILSRLDPKRIVVASTAPQIRYPDCYGIDMSELGKFIAFEATVELLREHGREDMLREIYERCLADLKLPVHEQHNQVKRLYDQFTADEISAKIGKLVRPRDVPWQGEVIVIYQTIENLHAALPHHGGDWYFTGRYPTPGGVRVVNQAFVNYYEKNQGRSY, encoded by the coding sequence ATGAGCGACGACATCCGGCACGAATGCGGCATCGCCCTCGTCCGGCTCAAGAAGCCGCTCGAGCACTACTTCCTGCAACACGGCACGCCGCTCTACGGCCTCTTCAAGTTGTTTCTCCTGATGGAGAAACAGCACAACCGCGGACAGGACGGCGCGGGCATCGGGGCCGTGAAGTTCGACATGCCGCCGGGCGAGCCCTACATGTTTCGCGAGCGCGAGATCAAGGCCAACCCGATCGATCGCATCTTCCGCGACCTCCTCAAGACCTACAACGGCCTCGTGCGCGACGGCTCGGTCCATCCCGAGTTTCCCGCCACGGTGAAGAAGCACTTCGAGTTCGGCGCGGAGCTCTACCTCGGGCACCTGCGCTACGGCACATCCGGTGGTTACCACATGAGCGTGTGCCACCCGTTCTTTCGTCGCAGCAGTTGGCCCACGCGCAACCTCATGCTCGCGGGCAACTTCAACATGACGAACACGGCTGAACTCAACGACAGCCTGATCGCCATGGGGCAGCACCCGATCTTCGCCACCGACACGCAGGCGTTGTTGGAGAAGATGGGCTACCACCTCGACGTGTTGCACGAGGAACTCTATCGCGAACTTCGTTGCCGCGGGCTCGACGGTCCCGACCTCACGAAGGTGATGCACGAGGAGTTCGACGTGGCCGAGATGGTGCGCCGCGCCGCGAAGAAATGGGACGGTGGATACAGCCTCGTCGGTGCGATCGGCACGGGCGACGCCTTCATCGTCCGCGATCCCAACGGCATCCGTCCTGCCTACTACTACGAGAACGACGACGTGTTCGCGGTTGCCTCCGAGCGCCCTCCGTTGCTCACGGTCTTCGATGCGGACGTGGAGAACATCAAGGAGGTGCCCGCCGGACACGTCATGGTGATCAAACGCGACGGGCGCATCGTCTGCGAACCGTTCACGGAGACGCGACCGCGCAGCTCGTGCTCGTTCGAGCGCATCTACTTCTCGCGTGGCAACGATCCGGACATCTACCGCGAACGTCGCGCGCTCGGTGCCGGCTTGGCCACCCAAGTGCTCGACGCCGTCGAGCACGATCTCGAGCGCACGGTCTTCAGCTTCATTCCCAACACCGCCGAGACCGCTTACGAAGGTCTGCTCGAGGAGCTACGCCGCCGCCGTCGTGCCGAGGTGAAGCAGTCGATCCTCGACGCTTCGCGCGACGGTACGCTCGACGAAGCCCTGCTCGATCGCATCGTCCTGCACAACTGGCCGCGCTCCGCCAAGATCGCGCACAAGGACGTGAAGCTACGCACGTTCATCAGCCAGGAAAAGTGGCGCGGCGAGATGTCGTCGCACGTCTACGACATCACCTACGGCGTCGCCGGCTCCGGAGATTCGCTCGTGTGCGTGGACGACTCGATCGTGCGCGGCACGACGCTGCGCCGCTCGGTGCTCAAGATCCTAAGCCGCCTCGATCCAAAACGCATCGTGGTCGCCTCCACTGCACCGCAGATCCGCTATCCCGATTGCTACGGCATCGACATGTCGGAGTTGGGGAAATTCATCGCCTTCGAGGCGACGGTCGAACTCCTCCGCGAACATGGGCGCGAAGACATGCTGCGCGAAATCTACGAGCGTTGCCTCGCGGATCTGAAGCTGCCCGTGCACGAGCAGCACAATCAGGTGAAGCGCCTCTACGACCAGTTCACCGCCGACGAGATCTCCGCCAAGATCGGAAAACTCGTGCGCCCGCGCGACGTCCCGTGGCAAGGCGAGGTGATCGTGATCTATCAGACGATCGAAAACCTTCACGCCGCGCTCCCGCATCACGGCGGCGATTGGTACTTCACCGGCCGCTACCCGACGCCCGGCGGCGTGCGCGTGGTGAATCAAGCGTTCGTCAACTACTACGAGAAGAACCAAGGGCGCAGCTACTGA
- a CDS encoding alpha-L-fucosidase, with translation MLMNPAAPLVRRRLALLLSLAFAWGPAQVHADESDPTKPIFKPDYRSLEKHETPAWFHDAKLGIFIHWGIYSVPGWAPPQGQFGKLPETEFFARNPYAEWYFNSMRIEGSPTHEHHLATYGADFAYERFADTFNEEVSRWDADIMAEVFRRTHARYVVLTTKHHDGFTLWPSAVPHPTLPPERAHASRDIVGELAHAVHERGMRMGVYYSGGIDWSFHPVLIDGTQSGPQVTPPDSGYTAYADAHLRELIERYRPSILWNDIRYPDTSDLMRIVADYYNADPDGVINNRWGRWMPNDFTTAEYTVHDTIMPQKWEANRGIGNSFGYNRAETEEHMLSLDALVDSFVDIVSKNGNLLLNVGPTADGTIPEMQLVRLRGLGRWLDVNAEAIFDTRPWVDAEGSIGGADTRVRFTYKAESAGGGAGGTVFAALLDPAPARDIVLERVIAAPETVVRLLGVDGPLTWKRVGDDLHLALPPTFDDSPAHVLAISPQPARVMRKP, from the coding sequence GTGCTCATGAACCCCGCTGCCCCTTTGGTCCGCCGTCGTCTCGCGCTCTTGCTCTCGCTCGCCTTCGCATGGGGACCTGCACAGGTCCACGCGGACGAATCCGATCCGACGAAACCGATCTTCAAGCCCGACTACCGCTCGTTGGAGAAGCACGAAACCCCGGCTTGGTTCCACGACGCCAAGCTCGGCATCTTCATCCACTGGGGCATCTACTCCGTGCCGGGTTGGGCACCGCCACAGGGACAATTCGGTAAACTGCCCGAGACCGAGTTCTTCGCCCGTAACCCATACGCCGAGTGGTACTTCAACTCGATGCGCATCGAAGGCTCGCCCACGCACGAACACCATCTCGCGACGTACGGCGCGGACTTCGCCTACGAACGATTCGCCGACACGTTCAACGAGGAGGTTTCGCGCTGGGATGCGGATATCATGGCCGAGGTCTTCCGCAGGACGCACGCGCGCTACGTCGTGCTCACGACGAAACACCACGACGGCTTCACGCTCTGGCCGAGCGCGGTTCCGCATCCCACGCTACCGCCGGAACGCGCGCACGCCTCGCGCGACATCGTCGGCGAACTCGCCCACGCCGTCCACGAGCGGGGCATGCGCATGGGCGTCTACTATTCCGGCGGCATCGACTGGAGTTTCCATCCCGTCTTGATCGACGGCACGCAGAGCGGACCGCAAGTCACGCCTCCGGATTCCGGATACACCGCCTACGCCGATGCTCACTTGCGCGAATTGATCGAGCGCTACCGACCTTCGATCCTGTGGAACGATATCCGTTATCCGGATACGAGCGATCTCATGCGCATCGTCGCCGACTACTACAACGCCGACCCCGACGGCGTGATCAACAACCGGTGGGGCCGATGGATGCCGAACGACTTCACCACCGCGGAGTACACCGTGCACGACACGATCATGCCGCAGAAGTGGGAGGCCAACCGCGGCATCGGCAACTCGTTCGGATACAACCGCGCCGAGACCGAGGAGCACATGTTGTCGCTCGACGCCCTCGTGGACTCGTTCGTCGACATCGTGAGCAAGAACGGAAACCTCCTCCTCAACGTCGGCCCCACGGCCGACGGCACCATCCCGGAAATGCAACTCGTACGCCTGCGCGGTCTCGGCCGCTGGCTCGACGTCAACGCCGAGGCGATCTTCGACACTCGCCCGTGGGTCGACGCCGAGGGATCGATCGGCGGGGCGGACACCCGCGTGCGTTTCACCTACAAGGCCGAGTCCGCCGGCGGCGGCGCGGGCGGCACGGTCTTCGCCGCACTTCTCGATCCAGCACCGGCGCGCGACATCGTTCTCGAGCGTGTCATCGCCGCGCCCGAGACCGTCGTCCGCCTACTCGGCGTCGATGGTCCGCTGACTTGGAAACGCGTCGGCGACGACCTGCACTTGGCGCTGCCACCCACGTTCGACGATTCGCCCGCTCACGTGCTCGCGATCTCGCCGCAACCGGCGCGCGTGATGCGCAAACCCTGA
- a CDS encoding cytidine deaminase, translating into MNASHDESVPADMAPLADAAVAAARRAYAPYSKFHVGCALRTMEGNVFVGCNVENASYGLTICAERNAIAAAVAEEGAGMRIAALAVWVDASETFPPCGACRQVIAEFAGPDVPVLYHAAGRAPVRTSVGELLPQAFRL; encoded by the coding sequence ATGAACGCGTCCCACGACGAATCCGTTCCCGCCGATATGGCCCCGCTCGCCGACGCCGCGGTCGCTGCCGCGCGGCGTGCCTACGCGCCGTATTCGAAGTTCCACGTCGGCTGCGCGCTGCGCACCATGGAGGGAAACGTGTTCGTCGGCTGCAACGTCGAGAACGCTTCCTACGGCCTCACGATTTGCGCCGAGCGCAATGCGATCGCGGCTGCGGTCGCGGAGGAGGGCGCGGGCATGCGCATCGCCGCACTCGCCGTGTGGGTCGATGCGTCCGAGACCTTTCCGCCCTGCGGTGCCTGCCGGCAGGTGATCGCCGAGTTCGCCGGGCCCGATGTGCCCGTGCTCTACCACGCCGCCGGGCGCGCGCCCGTGCGCACGAGCGTCGGCGAGTTGCTCCCGCAAGCGTTCAGGCTTTGA
- a CDS encoding peptide chain release factor 3, which produces MSCGVSEQVTQEIARRRTFAIISHPDAGKTTLTEKFLLYGGAVQLAGAVKANKNQRATTSDWMELERKRGISVSSTVLQFEYNGYAVNLLDTPGHKDFSEDTYRVLTAVDAALMVIDAAKGIEAQTRKLFEVCRHRGIPIFTFMNKCDRPTREPLVLLDELEAQLGLEPVAVNWPLGNGPTFRGVYDRGAKEVHLFEKVPGGAYRAPEQVGGLDDDFVRARLEPDDHARASEELEMLDMVARPFDHARVLAGHQTPVCFGSAVNNFGVQLMLDRFLQWSAPPQPRVAAAGVVAVEAPAFSGFVFKIQANMDPKHRDRIAFMRVCSGKFVRDMWVTNIRTGKKHRLSSSQKLFGRDRETVDEAWPGDVIGLIGHDEFGIGDTLSEDLGIRYDEMPRFPPECFSYISNVNKGQDKKFRAGLAQLLQEGVVQALTLKNAFSPVPVLAAVGPLQFEVFKWRLESEYGAETRMEPAPWNTIRWIDFGGKEPDYASLVLPGGVSIAFDSHDDPVLLLPNEWLVKFFLEKNEGVTLHKLPPDLEKSPA; this is translated from the coding sequence ATGTCCTGCGGGGTGTCGGAACAGGTCACTCAGGAAATCGCACGGCGACGCACCTTCGCCATCATCTCGCACCCGGACGCGGGCAAGACGACCCTCACGGAGAAGTTCCTTCTTTACGGCGGGGCCGTGCAGCTCGCCGGCGCGGTCAAGGCGAACAAGAACCAGCGGGCCACCACGTCCGACTGGATGGAACTCGAGCGCAAGCGCGGCATCTCCGTCAGCTCCACCGTGCTGCAGTTCGAGTACAACGGCTACGCGGTCAACCTCCTCGACACCCCCGGCCACAAGGACTTTTCCGAAGACACCTACCGTGTCCTCACGGCCGTCGACGCCGCGCTGATGGTGATCGACGCCGCCAAGGGCATCGAGGCGCAGACGCGCAAGCTCTTCGAGGTGTGTCGTCACCGCGGCATCCCCATCTTCACCTTCATGAACAAGTGCGACCGGCCTACGCGCGAGCCGCTCGTGTTGCTGGACGAACTCGAGGCGCAACTCGGACTCGAGCCTGTGGCGGTGAACTGGCCGCTGGGCAACGGCCCGACGTTCCGCGGTGTCTACGATCGCGGCGCGAAGGAGGTGCATCTTTTCGAGAAAGTGCCCGGTGGTGCTTACCGCGCACCCGAACAAGTCGGCGGCCTCGACGACGATTTCGTCCGTGCCCGGCTCGAGCCCGACGACCACGCGCGCGCCTCCGAGGAGCTCGAAATGTTGGACATGGTGGCGCGGCCGTTCGACCACGCCCGCGTCCTCGCCGGCCATCAGACGCCGGTGTGTTTCGGCAGCGCCGTGAACAATTTCGGCGTGCAGCTCATGCTCGATCGGTTCCTGCAGTGGTCGGCCCCGCCGCAGCCGCGCGTCGCCGCGGCCGGCGTGGTTGCCGTCGAGGCACCTGCCTTCTCGGGCTTCGTCTTCAAGATCCAGGCGAACATGGATCCGAAGCACCGCGACCGCATCGCGTTCATGCGTGTGTGCTCCGGCAAGTTCGTGCGCGACATGTGGGTGACCAACATCCGCACCGGCAAGAAGCACCGCTTGAGCAGCTCGCAGAAGCTCTTCGGCCGCGATCGCGAGACGGTCGACGAAGCCTGGCCGGGCGACGTCATCGGCCTGATCGGCCACGACGAATTCGGCATCGGCGACACGCTCTCGGAAGACCTCGGCATCCGCTACGACGAGATGCCGCGTTTCCCGCCCGAGTGCTTCAGCTACATCAGCAACGTCAACAAAGGGCAGGACAAGAAGTTCCGCGCCGGTCTCGCCCAGCTCTTGCAGGAGGGTGTCGTGCAGGCGCTCACGCTCAAGAACGCCTTCTCGCCCGTGCCCGTGCTCGCCGCCGTGGGTCCGCTGCAGTTCGAAGTCTTCAAATGGCGACTCGAGTCCGAGTACGGCGCGGAGACGCGTATGGAACCGGCTCCGTGGAACACCATTCGCTGGATCGACTTCGGTGGCAAGGAGCCCGACTACGCCTCGCTCGTCTTGCCCGGAGGCGTTTCCATCGCCTTCGACAGCCACGACGACCCGGTGCTGCTGCTGCCGAACGAGTGGCTCGTGAAGTTTTTTCTCGAGAAGAACGAAGGCGTGACCCTGCACAAACTCCCGCCCGATCTGGAGAAGTCTCCGGCGTGA
- a CDS encoding multidrug effflux MFS transporter codes for MRAVTDTLGDSTSRPAASAKLAMLIAALSAVGPFAVDTYLPSLPEMARMLGVSQLAVQQSLTAYMVPFALMSLWHGAISDALGRRRVVLWGSALFGVASILCAFATSIEWLIALRALQGMVAGAGMVVGRAIVRDLLDGPEAQRMMAHVNMAFAVAPAVAPIIGGWLHHWFGWESVFWFLGAYAGGIWLFCRNLLPETLPVERRTSLRPRALFVGYLQVLGSGRFLAHGVASTCNFLAIFVYIVSAPVFLMTHLGVGETDFLWLFGPTTAGMLVGAWLSGRLAHRLSGRSTIWIGYGIMGVAAVANVAMNSAGDVALPWAVVPFPLYTIGMSMTFPSLTLLALDLFPERRGMAASCQSFIQTTGSAVTAAVLAPLLWGATRSLALGGAALTCAGFAGFLLFRSMRAPSVTPTRASSAG; via the coding sequence ATGAGAGCCGTGACCGACACGCTCGGAGACTCGACATCACGACCCGCGGCGAGTGCGAAACTCGCCATGCTCATCGCCGCGCTGTCGGCGGTGGGTCCGTTCGCGGTCGACACCTACCTGCCGTCGTTGCCCGAGATGGCGCGCATGCTCGGCGTATCGCAACTGGCGGTACAGCAGAGTCTCACCGCCTACATGGTGCCGTTCGCACTCATGTCGCTTTGGCACGGAGCGATCTCGGATGCGTTGGGTCGACGACGCGTGGTGCTTTGGGGATCGGCATTGTTCGGCGTCGCGTCGATTCTGTGCGCGTTCGCGACGAGCATCGAGTGGTTGATCGCGTTGCGGGCGTTGCAAGGCATGGTGGCCGGTGCCGGCATGGTGGTGGGGCGCGCGATCGTGCGCGACCTGCTCGACGGTCCGGAGGCGCAACGCATGATGGCGCACGTCAACATGGCTTTCGCCGTGGCGCCCGCGGTGGCGCCGATCATCGGTGGGTGGCTGCACCATTGGTTCGGCTGGGAGTCCGTGTTTTGGTTTCTCGGCGCGTACGCGGGCGGCATCTGGTTGTTCTGTCGCAACCTGCTGCCGGAAACGCTGCCGGTGGAGCGGCGAACCTCGTTGCGTCCGCGCGCGTTGTTCGTCGGCTACCTGCAAGTGCTCGGCTCGGGACGGTTTCTCGCGCACGGTGTCGCGTCGACCTGCAACTTCCTCGCGATCTTCGTCTACATCGTGTCGGCACCGGTGTTTCTCATGACGCACCTCGGCGTGGGCGAAACGGACTTTCTCTGGCTCTTCGGGCCTACGACCGCGGGGATGCTGGTGGGTGCGTGGCTCTCGGGTCGGCTCGCGCACCGGCTTTCGGGTCGGTCCACGATCTGGATCGGCTACGGCATCATGGGGGTGGCCGCGGTCGCCAACGTCGCGATGAACTCGGCCGGCGACGTCGCGTTGCCCTGGGCGGTCGTGCCGTTTCCACTCTACACGATCGGCATGTCGATGACGTTTCCGAGTCTGACGCTGCTCGCGCTCGATCTCTTCCCGGAAAGGCGGGGCATGGCGGCTTCCTGCCAGAGCTTCATCCAGACGACCGGATCCGCGGTGACCGCGGCGGTGCTCGCGCCGTTGCTGTGGGGTGCGACGCGCAGTCTCGCGCTCGGAGGGGCGGCGTTGACCTGCGCGGGTTTCGCGGGGTTTCTGCTTTTCCGCTCCATGCGCGCGCCGAGCGTCACTCCCACGCGAGCGTCCAGCGCAGGGTGA